GTTCGACGAGCGTGCGGCTGGACGGCAGCCGTTCGCCGGGGCCCAGCCGGTCGATCTCGCCGCGCAGCAGATCGGCGAGTTGGGCGATACTGCTATCCTGGGACATGACGGACAAGGATAGCGCTACTGCCCGCAGATCGATAGCGCTGAGCGGCCCCGGCCTCGCCCTGCTGGGCGTGCTGGCCTTCTCGTTCTCGTTCCCCGGCGCGCACTACGCGCTGGACGGCCTCGACCCCTATCTCGTCGGCGTCGGCCGCGCGGCGGTCGCCGCGCTCCTGGCCGCCGGCGCGCTGGCCGCCGTGACGGCGCGGCCTCCCGCCCGCCACCAGATCCGCGGCCTGCTCGCGGTGGGCCTCGGCGTGGTCTTCGGCTTCCCCGTGCTGTCGACGCTGGCCCTGGACGCCGGCGCCTCCGTCTCCCACTCGGCCGTGGTGATCGGTCTGCTGCCCGCCGCCACCGCGATCACCGCGTCGCTGCGCACGGGGGAGCGGCCCTCGCGCGGGTTCTGGGCGGCCGCCGCCGTCGGCGCGCTGACCATCACGGTCTTCACCGTCGCCGAGGGCGGCGGCCGCCTCACCTCGGCGGACCTCCTGCTGGTCGGCGCCCTGCTCACCGCGGCGTACGGCTACGCCGAGGGCGGGCGGCTGTCGCGGGAGATGCCGGGCTGGCGGGTGATCTCGTGGGCGCTGGTGCTGGCGACGCCGGTCTCGGTGCCCGTGACGCTGGTCCTGATGAGCACCACCGAGCAGCACTGGACCCGCGAGGCGGTGCTCGGATTCGGCTACGTCTCGGCCTTCTCGATGTTCCTGGGCTTCTTCGCCTGGTACGCGGGGATGGGCCGCATCGGCGTCGCCAGGGCCAGCCAGTTCCAACTCGCCCAGCCGATCATGACGCTGGTGTGGTCGGCCTGGCTCCTCGGCGAGCACCTCGACGGCCTCACCTGGCCGGCCGCGCTCGTGGTGGCGA
The DNA window shown above is from Thermomonospora umbrina and carries:
- a CDS encoding DMT family transporter — encoded protein: MTDKDSATARRSIALSGPGLALLGVLAFSFSFPGAHYALDGLDPYLVGVGRAAVAALLAAGALAAVTARPPARHQIRGLLAVGLGVVFGFPVLSTLALDAGASVSHSAVVIGLLPAATAITASLRTGERPSRGFWAAAAVGALTITVFTVAEGGGRLTSADLLLVGALLTAAYGYAEGGRLSREMPGWRVISWALVLATPVSVPVTLVLMSTTEQHWTREAVLGFGYVSAFSMFLGFFAWYAGMGRIGVARASQFQLAQPIMTLVWSAWLLGEHLDGLTWPAALVVAICVAWSQRARVRTSPPASAPAGGERSPVAARPTMKG